From the Siphonobacter curvatus genome, the window GGTATTCGTTGGAATCAAAACCAGCTTTCAAGTGTTGGCTCACACTGTCAGAAAAGCTACAGAGAAGTAGAATAAACAGAACGTAAGGTTTCATAAAGGTTGATCTTAAGAAAGGGTAAGTAAAAAGAATTACCTGATTTCTGAATCGATCTGAAAAAGATTGCTTAACCTCGCAGTCACTTCGCTAGAGAAGGATGCACAAATCGTTAGCTGAACGTTGGGTCGGCTAACGTACGCTGTGACACGTTTAAAACTTCGATTGTTATGCGTTTTGCCACGAAAGCTATTCATGCGGGCGTTGAACCGGACCCGTCTACGGGAGCCATCATGACACCTATTTACCAAACTTCCACGTACGTACAGCAGGCTCCGGGGGTGCATAAAGGGTACGAGTACTCCCGAACGCATAATCCCACCCGAACGGCCCTTCAGAACGCTCTGGCAGCCCTGGAAAATGCTCAACACGGCATTTGCTACGCTTCGGGACTGGCCGCCACGGATGCCTTACTGAAGCTATTCAAGCCCGGCGATGAAATTGTGGCGACGAACGATTTATACGGAGGAACGTACCGGATTTTTGTACGCGTGTTCGAAGACTTTGGGCTAAAATTCAAATTCATTGACTTAAGTGACCCGGCCGCCGTTGAAACGGCTTTCACCGAGCAGACCAAAATGCTCTGGCTGGAAACACCGACAAATCCACTGCTGCGTATTTTAGATATTCGTTCCCTGGCTGCTCAGGCTCGTAGTCGCGGCATTCTTACGGTGGTGGATAATACATTCGCCTCGCCCTACCTGCAAAATCCGCTGGATCTCGGAGCCGATATTGTCATGCATTCCGTGACGAAATACCTCGGCGGACACTCCGATACCGTGATGGGAGCATTGATGCTCAATGACGATGAGCTGGCCGCTCGTCTACGATTTATTCAGAATGCCTGCGGAGCCGTACCTGGTCCACAGGATTGTTTTCTGGTATTGCGGGGAATCAAAACGTTACACATTCGCATGAAACAGCACTGCGAAAACGCCCGGCAGGTAGCGGAGTTTCTAAACAATCATCCGAAGGTTGGCAAGGTGTACTACCCCGGCTTGGCTACGCACCCGGGTCATGCACTGGCGGCGGAACAGATGCGGGATTTCGGGGGAATGCTCTCCTTCGAACTTAAGGGTGATGATTACGAAGAAGCCGTTCGGGTCATGTCGAGCTTTAAGGTTTTTTCGCTGGGCGAATCGCTCGGTGGTGTGGAATCGCTCTGTACACACCCAGCGAGCATGACGCACGCTAGTATTCCCAAGTCCGAACGCGAAAAGTCAGGGCTCAAGGATACGCTGATTCGGTTAAGCGTAGGAATCGAAGATGTGGAGGATTTGATTGAAGATTTGACGCAGGCAATTGAAAGTTAACTCTACTCACGGTCCATAAAAAAAGAGCCTCCGGTATTCCGGAGGCTCTTTTCATTCTGGTGTACTACGCCGTTAGTCGTACGCGTACCTGTACGGGAATAATCGTTTCGCCATTGTCTAGTGTGACTAAGAACATGAAGGCGATTTCACCGTTGGCCGTGACGAGACGAGCATTAGCAGCTGATTTGGATTTAAATTCAACCAGCGTCGTGGTGAATTTAACCGAAGTTCCATTGCCCGCAATGGGTTGGGCAATGTACGTAGCGGTCGCTACTGAACCCGCGTTAATGCTACTGCTGCCAGCCGAAACCCGGGTGATTTCCTTGATGGTACGTCCGCTACTTTCTGGGATAGACAGCGTGAACTCAATGGCCGAAGTAGAATCCTTAACGGACTTCGTGATGTAGGGATTGAATCCGTAGGTAGTCGTACCAGGGAACGTTACGGGTACCGCTGGTCTGTTGTCCTCGTAAAACGTGCCAAAATCATCCTTACAAGACGTAAGCAGGATGGGAAAGCACAGGATCATTAAAAGAAATATGTTTTTCATCTGTGTCGATAATTAGAAGTGTGTTTAGTTCACATCCCACCAAACCCGTACGTTCTGAAGTATGTTGTTCGGGAAATTAGGGTTTCTGGCAATTTCCTGATCAATGTAACGAGCCCGAACCGGACGCGTTCCATCCACGCCAACCGCGTTCTGGTGCTGAGCTAACGTAGGGTAACCCGTTCTCCGCCAGTCATTCCACTGCTCAAGACCATTGCCGTACAACGAAATATACTTCTGGGTAATGATCTGTTTGATCTTCTCTTCGTTACTACCCGCTAACGTTACGATCGTAGGGTTCGCCGTGAAATAAGCATTGATGTCCGCGTCAGAAATACCAGCCGATGACATAGAAGTCCGAATGCCTTCTTCGTACAGTTTCTGAGCATCGCCTGCCGTGCCTAAGCGGATAGCAGATTCGGCTAAGATGAAGGCACGCTGCCAGTTGGTAATTAATCGAACCGGACCTTCTCCGTTTTCACCCGTTACGTACGAGCTGAACATGGAGCGGTTCGCCGCAGCTGGAGGGGTACCGGCAAAACCGTTATCAATGGTCACGTAGTTGCCGGTAGGCCGGGTTACGAATAATGGAAGACGGGGGTCTTTCAGCCCTTGCAGCAACGTTACAAACCGGGTACTGATTAACTGATCCGTACTGAAGGAAGAGTTGTACGTGTAGGTGTAAATCGGACTTTGACTACCTACCTGCGACCCGAAATTCACGGCCAGGTTCTGAGCATTCGTTGTAATGTAGTTATTGCCTTGAATGACTTCATCAATGATTGATTTCGCCTTCGCGGGCTCTACGCTACTGATTTGCAGAGCAAGCTTCAATAACAAAGTATTACCAGCTTTTTTCCAGTTAGCGATCGTACCGCCATAAACGATGTCGTCGCTACCAGGCGTGGTGCTACTGGTTTTTTCCAGATCAGCCAACCCTTCTTTCACCAGATCAAACAGGCTTTGAATGCCCTTGGCGTTATCGCCCAGATAAATCTCTTTCTGCGTATCCAGTCGAGGCTGCGTATTGGCATCTCCCTGCAGGGCTTGCGAATACGGAACATCACCCCATACGTCCGTTGCGATAGAAAACGTATACGCTTTCATGATTTTGGCAATGCCAACATAAGCGTTGGAATTGCTCGTCTGGGCTACTTCGATAAGTTTCTGATAATTGATCAGAGCACCACCGTAGAGTTCAAATCGCCACTGGTTTCCGAAGTCAGATCCATCCGTATTGTAGCGATCCCAGGTAAAGGGGCTACCGTTGGCTCCGGCCGTTACGCTCATGATCACACTGGCAAAGCGGTTCAGATCATTGGCATTGGAGAACGCAGAACCAGCCAGTCCACTGGGTAACAGGGTAGCGGGAGGTACGGTAACCGGGTTATTAGGGTTCTGGTTAATGTCCAGATAATCCGAGCAGGAAGAAAGAGCGACCACCGAGCAGGCCATCGTTACTCCCTTTATCCATTTTTTATGTATTGCTGAGAACTTCATCTAAGTACAGAATTAGAATGTTACACGAAGGTTAACTCCATAATTGCGTGTAGTAGGAATACCGTTCAGGTCTAGACCTTGAATGTTACCGGCTCCTTGCGTATTGATTTCAGGATCGCTGGGGAAACCAGGAGCGTACATCCACAGGTTCCGGCCACTGACGCCAATGCTGATGTTGCCAAAAGGCGTACGGCTCAACAGCGAGCTGGGAAGGGCGTAGTTCAGAGCAACCTCCCGAAGACGATACGCCGTTGCATCAAATACGGCTCCTTCGGAAGCTAAACCACCCAGGCTCTGCCAGTAACTTTGAGCGGAGATCTGAATGTTATTCGGACGGGTTGTACCATCCGCATTGCGAATAACGCCGGGTAAAATGCGAGGCTGGTTACGGTCAACACCAGTAATTTCCGTCTGGCCGGCATTTCGCATATCTACCTGAGAGAAGGAATAGATTTGTCCTCCTTTGTTGACATCCACCAGTGCGGATAACGTAAAACCTTTGTAAGAGAAGTTGTTGGTTAAACCAGCTACCCAGTCTTTCTGCGGATTCGAGATTACTTGTCCGGCAATACCTGGCATAAATAAGCCCGTATTGGGGTTGATCAGTAATTCACCACTTTCGGTACGGGCATTGGCCGTTCCAATGATTACGCCATAAGGATAACCGACTGCAATTGAAGGAGCAATACCGGAGAAACTGTTACCCGTAATATTGGAGTTATTAACACCTTCTGAGATCGCAATCACTTTATTACGAATACGCGTGAAGTTCAACAGAACATCCCACTTGAAGGAAGAGGTACGAATGGGCGTAGCCGAAAGCTGTAGCTCAATCCCTTTGTTCTGCATTTCGCCGATGTTCGTCGTACGAGTGTCATAACCGCTGGCGTTGGAAATCGCTACGTTAAAGATCTGGCTGGTACTTCTGGTATTGAAATACGTGAAATCAACGCCCAGACGATTATTGAAAAAGCCTACGTTCAAACCTACTTCAAACGAGTTCACAAACTCAGGCTTTAAGTTCGAAGAACCAATCCGACCATCGGGTTGAAAACCGGGGAGACTAGTGCCGCCCACGTTCAGAGGGAAGGTTATATCCGCTACGTTGTTACCGAAAGTCGCCGAAGTGAAGAAGGACTGTAAGCGATACGGATCGGCATCACGACCTACCCGGGCAATGTTTCCTCGCACCTTCAAATAAGAAACCGCATCCGTTTTCACGTTAAATGCTTCAAGCGGCACAAAACTTAAGGCAGCTGAAGGATAGAAATAGGCATTTTGATTCTTTGGTAACGTAGAAGACTGATCTACCCGGCCCGATAATTCCAGGAACAGATACGATTTGTAATCCAACGAAAGTTGACCGTAATGACCGACGAGGCGACGTCGGTTGGTCGATGCATAGGAACTGGTAAATACAGAACCTACGCCCACGTTATCAAAACCAGGAATCGCCAAGGATTGCGAAACAACCCCTGATTCTCTATACGACCGTTGATTCAGGTTTTGTCCTAATAACAGGTTTGCGTTCAGGCCTTGTACAAACAGATCATTTTTCTTGGCGGTGATCAACAGGTCACCGTTTAGCTCCGACCGGAAACGCAGATCTTCATCAATCTGGCCCTGGGGGGCACGGGCAGCTCCTACGCGTTGAACCTGCTTTCTGTTGTCCGTATACGTATCCGCAGTAACCCGGTAGCTAACGTTTAACCAATTGGTGATGTCGTATCCTACAGAAAGGTTACCGAAAACCCGGTCAACGTTGCTGTTAAAGAAAGTATTCTGGATGCTCCACAAGGGGTGATTCTGACCATTCACGAAGTAAAAATCTTCACCCGTGAGGGGATCCAGATACGGGGTGTTTACCAGGTCGTAACTTCTGGGAATACGCGTAATCTGCCCAAAGGCACTACCGCCATTACCCATCAGCGTATTTTTCTGAGCCGATTTTACGTACGTGATCGTTCCACCCAGTTTAATGCCGTTCTTCAGCTTGCTGTTGCCACCTACCTGTACGCTGTGACGGTCGAAATCACTCTCCCGAACGACCCCATTCTGAATGGTACTGGAAATCGTAGCGGCGAAGTTGTTG encodes:
- a CDS encoding cystathionine gamma-synthase, which produces MRFATKAIHAGVEPDPSTGAIMTPIYQTSTYVQQAPGVHKGYEYSRTHNPTRTALQNALAALENAQHGICYASGLAATDALLKLFKPGDEIVATNDLYGGTYRIFVRVFEDFGLKFKFIDLSDPAAVETAFTEQTKMLWLETPTNPLLRILDIRSLAAQARSRGILTVVDNTFASPYLQNPLDLGADIVMHSVTKYLGGHSDTVMGALMLNDDELAARLRFIQNACGAVPGPQDCFLVLRGIKTLHIRMKQHCENARQVAEFLNNHPKVGKVYYPGLATHPGHALAAEQMRDFGGMLSFELKGDDYEEAVRVMSSFKVFSLGESLGGVESLCTHPASMTHASIPKSEREKSGLKDTLIRLSVGIEDVEDLIEDLTQAIES
- a CDS encoding SusD/RagB family nutrient-binding outer membrane lipoprotein, whose protein sequence is MACSVVALSSCSDYLDINQNPNNPVTVPPATLLPSGLAGSAFSNANDLNRFASVIMSVTAGANGSPFTWDRYNTDGSDFGNQWRFELYGGALINYQKLIEVAQTSNSNAYVGIAKIMKAYTFSIATDVWGDVPYSQALQGDANTQPRLDTQKEIYLGDNAKGIQSLFDLVKEGLADLEKTSSTTPGSDDIVYGGTIANWKKAGNTLLLKLALQISSVEPAKAKSIIDEVIQGNNYITTNAQNLAVNFGSQVGSQSPIYTYTYNSSFSTDQLISTRFVTLLQGLKDPRLPLFVTRPTGNYVTIDNGFAGTPPAAANRSMFSSYVTGENGEGPVRLITNWQRAFILAESAIRLGTAGDAQKLYEEGIRTSMSSAGISDADINAYFTANPTIVTLAGSNEEKIKQIITQKYISLYGNGLEQWNDWRRTGYPTLAQHQNAVGVDGTRPVRARYIDQEIARNPNFPNNILQNVRVWWDVN
- a CDS encoding SusC/RagA family TonB-linked outer membrane protein is translated as MKKLIFFTFLMLFGWIAQAQDRIVTGTVTASEDGAPIPGVTVVVKGSNTGTNTDAKGTYRLTLPSNGTTLVFSAVGFGRKEEEINGRTTIDVVLQSSVESLNEVVVTAQGIERDTRSLGYATQNVNGSALAQRSEPNVLNTLQGKVAGVNITSSSGAPGASTNINIRGITSFNGSNQPLIVVDGIIFNNDVDNSQNTLFGSQPSSRLSDISPESIESINVLKGPAASVLYGSRASAGVIVITTKSGKGLNGKTEVTFNSSVNWQNVAYLPKFQNQYGQGTQNNYVNNNTASWGPAFGTPGFETVQNFRGETVPYRAYPNNIRDFYKTGTMFQNALNIAGGDQNNNFAATISSTIQNGVVRESDFDRHSVQVGGNSKLKNGIKLGGTITYVKSAQKNTLMGNGGSAFGQITRIPRSYDLVNTPYLDPLTGEDFYFVNGQNHPLWSIQNTFFNSNVDRVFGNLSVGYDITNWLNVSYRVTADTYTDNRKQVQRVGAARAPQGQIDEDLRFRSELNGDLLITAKKNDLFVQGLNANLLLGQNLNQRSYRESGVVSQSLAIPGFDNVGVGSVFTSSYASTNRRRLVGHYGQLSLDYKSYLFLELSGRVDQSSTLPKNQNAYFYPSAALSFVPLEAFNVKTDAVSYLKVRGNIARVGRDADPYRLQSFFTSATFGNNVADITFPLNVGGTSLPGFQPDGRIGSSNLKPEFVNSFEVGLNVGFFNNRLGVDFTYFNTRSTSQIFNVAISNASGYDTRTTNIGEMQNKGIELQLSATPIRTSSFKWDVLLNFTRIRNKVIAISEGVNNSNITGNSFSGIAPSIAVGYPYGVIIGTANARTESGELLINPNTGLFMPGIAGQVISNPQKDWVAGLTNNFSYKGFTLSALVDVNKGGQIYSFSQVDMRNAGQTEITGVDRNQPRILPGVIRNADGTTRPNNIQISAQSYWQSLGGLASEGAVFDATAYRLREVALNYALPSSLLSRTPFGNISIGVSGRNLWMYAPGFPSDPEINTQGAGNIQGLDLNGIPTTRNYGVNLRVTF